A single Mytilus trossulus isolate FHL-02 chromosome 12, PNRI_Mtr1.1.1.hap1, whole genome shotgun sequence DNA region contains:
- the LOC134692322 gene encoding collagen alpha-1(X) chain-like translates to MLLATFFLFVVSFSCSVVWCFNIKAELSNSPLYISAAVSKILEDNQLFESQLKVMANEMENYKSRIKVLESDLAFTKSELISTKQNAKDTNNRVIVLERELLLTKEMSKTSAEIPKFDKDDSVNQSHSSTIQISGQNRIDNGYAKDAVYQEFNLPDNSDTSKDIKRLLVGDNFPPVVAFSSTMDSHKENLGIGQTVLFEHVITNIGGGLDPNTSIFKAPITGVYHFDVVIMSHHGEDMETEIVKNGNGLVRLYSGNGDTWGVGMQSVVIQMIAGDDVWVRVYNNPSINDGNIRVFGSLWSSFSGFLVQ, encoded by the exons atgTTGCTAGCtacatttttcttgtttgtcgTCTCATTTAGTTGTTCGGTTGTTTGGTGTTTTAATATCAAAGCTGAATTATCCAATTCTCCTTTATATATTTCTGCGGCTGTTTCGAAAATATTGGAGGACAATCAACTCTTCGAATCGCAGTTGAAAGTCATGGCAAACGAAATGGAGAATTATAAATCGAGGATAAAAGTACTAGAAAGTGATCTTGCATTTACTAAAAGTGAGCTTATATCAACGAAACAGAATGCAAAAGATACCAATAATCGAGTAATAGTGTTAGAACGTGAACTTCTGTTAACAAAGGAAATGTCTAAAACAAGTGCTGAAATACCAAAGTTTGATAAAGATGATTCCGTGAATCAATCTCATTCTAGTACAATACAAATCAGTGGGCAAAATAGAATTGATAATGGATACGCAAAAGATGCGGTTTaccaagaattcaatttgcctGACAATAGTGATACCTCAAAGGATATCAAGCGACTTTTAG TTGGAGATAACTTTCCTCCGGTCGTTGCATTTTCCTCTACTATGGACAGCCACAAAGAAAACTTAGGTATCGGACAAACTGTTTTGTTTGAGCACGTTATAACAAATATTGGAGGTGGCCTTGACCCAAACACCAGTATTTTTAAAGCTCCAATTACTGGTGTATATCATTTTGACGTCGTCATAATGAGTCACCATGGAGAGGATATGGAAACAGAAATagttaagaatggaaatgggctCGTCCGACTGTATTCTGGTAATGGTGACACTTGGGGTGTAGGCATGCAGTCGGTAGTGATCCAGATGATTGCAGGAGATGATGTTTGGGTTAGAGTTTATAACAATCCATCTATTAATGACGGAAATATTCGTGTTTTTGGAAGCCTTTGGTCATCTTTCTCTGGGTTTTTGGTTCAATAA